DNA from Musa acuminata AAA Group cultivar baxijiao chromosome BXJ1-5, Cavendish_Baxijiao_AAA, whole genome shotgun sequence:
CGTACCCTCTTTCTTCTTCCAGTCCAAATCCATTTTCAAAAAATGACAATCAAGCAGATTCTCTTCTGAAGAAACTGAGTCTAGTATAAATAGAGATCCTACCCTTCACAACTTTCCTTTCATGAAGAAACTTTGAATCAGAAAGCTGAAATTCTGTAAGATCTCCACCCAACAACTGTCTCTATTGGAAGTCTCACCTCCCTCTCCTCCCACTGGCACAAGATCAGCACTTGAAAATAACGGCAGTTCAGAGCTTAAAGATGATGGTAGATTTTCAATTCTTCTCCAACATCATCATGTCTTCTCGGTCCAACAGTAAGCAATGGCAGATAAGTTTCCACTTCGACTTGCCCTGTTTCCTCTTCTATCGGTTGAGTTTTATCTCATGGTTTGATCAGTTTCAGATGACCGGCTGGGAATCAGTGCAAGATGGCAGCAGCCACTGCGATTACATTGATAGATGCTACACAAAAGTAGACTGCATGGTCCCATGCGAAGCATCTGGCCACTCACCAGGCACGGTGCTGCGTGTCCCTGATTCCACGTCCATGGCCTAGTAGACTGCTGCCTCCCTGCATGATTTTAGGGAGAATTCAAGCAGTGTTATCTTCTAACTCAAACTTATATCTACATTGCACACAGTTTGAGTTGATGTCTCATGTATTAAAAGCAGGAGCAACAAGGTCTCAACTGTAACTTCAATCTATCAATTATAAGAAGGTTTTTGGTATAAGAAAGGAATTCAAGTCAATGGAAAACTACTGAAATGTGTCTGAAAATGGATACCAATTTCAACTGTAACTTCAATCCATTGATTTGGCTTAAGAAATTGAATCGAGTCAATGGAAAACTACTAAAATGTGTCTGAAAATGGAGACCAATTTCAATTATAACTTCAATCCATTGAGTTGTTTTAAGAAGGTTTTTGGCACTGGAAATGGAATCGAGTTAATCGGAAACTACTGAAATGTGTCTGAAATCAGGAATAAATATTCACATCTGACTCTAGTCCATGATCAATGACGTGAAGCCTTAATGAAAAATGCATGCTCATGATGTATGTGCAGGTACGGTCACATAGTGTGTTCAGGCTGTAGTCTTGCATTAGCAGAAGGGATGAAGAGACATGCATTAGCAACATGCTAAGCTCATTATTCCTTGAACTAAATGGAGAATGATGTAAagaacaaaaccaaagaaaatctagGATGTTCCTTTGACTTCTTCCTTTACAGCCGAGAAATTTTTTTCAACAGAACAACTCTATATATGGAATTATTCTGGGGTACACGAATTTCTCTATATAAGGAGCAATTGTGGCAGGGAATATGCTGCCTGATTATAGATAAGTGATGGTATACATACTTTATTTGCGTTAATGAAAAATAAAGGTGATTTTTTGCTCATTACCTATATATACCTGAAGAAGTTCATTTTGCTTCAGTCCTATGCCAGCAAGTTACAGATTTCCTAGacacaagaaaaataaaagggtTACGGCAACAAGGACTTTCATATATAGATTTGGTTTTTATGTAAATAAAGGGATAGGTGCTGAATTCTGGGAATATAAAATTTCTAACCTGTAAAAAGTAAATTTATGGTTGTGCTAAGATAAAAGGTCATCACATTTGAGGTGGGACTATCCTCTTTCCCAATATTTCCTTCTCCAGATAACATTGTTCTTTTGGGTCTCAGCCTTAGAATCGGATCTCATGTATCCTAATTCTTCCCTGTTGATAGCATATATCAAAATTTACAGCATCCAGACTTGTCTTTTGCTAGGCCTGGATCTCCTGAATAAGATCGTTCATCTGTATGGTTCCAGAGTTTATCATTGAATAAGCAAAACAATTCTCGATATGCTAGATGGATTCTACCAAAAATCTTTGCATGAGCAGAAGCCATATCTGAAGTGATGAAAGCGAGTAGCATCTCGCACGATGATTTCCCGTCCTACGATTTTGGATATAAACTTTATTGCAGAGTGACAGTCCTTGCAGACTCTTAGGTTCTTCATAATCctcaaagttgtgttctcaggagTACTGATCAACCCAAAAGCAATAGCAAGCTTTTCGCTGTGATGACTAAGTAATTGCTCCTTCAACTCCTCATCAATGTCGTGCAAGACAGATTGGGTATCAGGAACAAAACCTGCTTTCTTAATCTCCTTCCAGAGCTTTGCAGCCATCTGATATATTGCATCCCTCTGTGGGTGCAATCCATCATCAACTCCGAAGACATGAACCTTGTTCTTTATGTGTGTCCAGCTAAACCCTTGCTCTTTCTTCACTCTTTTATCCTTCATTAGCTTCCAAATCTTAGCAGCATCATCCCATCTCCCACATGCAGAATATACATTAGCAAGTGCAGAATAAGCACCACTGTTAACAGGATCGATAGCCAGCAATCTTTCTGCCGCAACCTTTGCCAAGTCAGCATCTTTCTGAACTTTGCAAGCAGCCAGAAGGGACCCCCATGCTATGGCATCTGGTTCTACTGGCATCGTTTTTATGAACTCTTGGGCATCCTGAGTTAAACCAGCACGCGCAAACAGATCAATCATGCATGAATAATGGCTTTGTGCGGGTTGGATCATATACTTAGTCTGCATCTGTTGAAAATAATGCCTCCCTTTCTCAACTAGTCCTGCATGTGTACACGCTGAAATCACACCAACATATGTTATATGGTCGGGCCTCACGCCTGTGCTAATCATATTTTCAAACAAGACTATAGCTTCTTCTCCTAGGCCATGTTGAGCCAAAGCTATGATCATTGAGGTCCATGAGACAGTTTCTTTACTCTGACATATCTGTTCGAACACTGTCTTTGCTCCTGCAATGCTTCCAGATCTAGCATACATGGTAATAAGGGCATTGCTCACAGAAACTGACAGTCCTGTTGATCTGATAGCTCTGCAGTGAATCTGCTTGCCATGATCCAAGGATGCCAAGCTCGAACAAACACTCAGTATTGCAGCCAGCGTGTAATGGTTTGGCTTAGGACCATTGTCAACCATCAACCTAAAGAGATCCATGGCTTCACTATTGAAACCATTTTGAACATACCCAACAATCATAGCTGTCCAAGCAACAACATCCCGATAATTCATCAAGTCAAAGATTTCTCTAGCTGGTTGTAAGTCTCCGAGCTTAACATAACCCTCGAGGAGTGCAGTAAAGGATACGACACTAAGATCAGAAGCCATTGTTTGTTCAAGAACCCTTCGAGCAATTGCTACCCCACCAGACTTGGAGTACATTGAGATCAAAGCATTCCCAACCTGCCCATGACATGGCATTTCAGTTCTGACTATACGGGAATGGACCTGCTTTCCCACTCTCAACAGTCCTAGGAAAGCACAAGCAGAAAGAGCACTGGTTAACGTGAAATTATCAGGGACCACAGACTGTTCTTTCAGCACACGCGAGAAGAACTCCAATGCCTCCTGATTCAGGTTATTCTGATTGTATCCTGCAATGATCGCATTCCAAGTGACAATGTTACGATCAGTCATCTCGTCGAATTGGTCCTGAGCAAGATCCATTCTTCCAGACTGAGAATACATCGAAATCATAGAATTCCAACTCGATACACTCCTCAATCtcatcatatcaaaaacagcctTTGCAGTCTCTACGTCCCCCGACTTTCCATACATGTTGATCAGGGAATTAGCTACGACAACAACACCACTCAGCCCAAGCTTAGCCACAAAAGAATGCACCTTTCTACCCACGTCCAACGCCTCGAGGGCTGCACAGGATGAGAGCACATTAGTAAATGTGAACTGTGACGGTGGCACTCCAGACCGAACCATCTCCAAGAACACAACAACCGCCCGTTCAAATTCTCCCATCAGATTCAATCCCACAATCATCGTGGTCCAAGAAACAGAGTCCCTCTGGGGCATTTCAACAAACACCTTATTCGCCCTTCCAATCATACCACCTTTTGCATACATGGCCAGCAAGGTATTCCACGAGAACGCATTCTTGAGATGCATCCCGTCGAAAACATTGTGGGCATCGGTAAAATATCCAAACTTAGCGTAGAGATTGATGATATTGTTGACGAGGTAGACGCCGAGGTGGAGGCCGGCCTTGACGACATGTGCGTGGATGGATCGGCCGGCGGCGACGTTCTCGGTCCGCAGGCACGTCTGAAGGAGAAAAGCATAAAAGTCTGCAGGAGGAGATGGCCGGGAATGGATCGACCGAAGCCGAGTGAGAGacatagaagaagaagaaccacatCAAGGCAGAGTGCttcagttttatatatatatatatatatatttatatttatataaaataaatttgaagtTCAATCATATTAAATGTCTAAAAAATGATTTCTATATTaagataattatgaaaatttaagatcgatttttccaaaaaaaaaaacaaagaatccTTAATGGATCTTCTTATTAGGAATAAAAAAAAGACATTAATAAAATAGAGAATTCAAGAGGATAATTAATTAGGTATagctttatattttgaaatcataAATCAAATTGTACAACCTCAAAACCAACCAAACTAAACaatttacttaatttttttattttcatatttattaacACAGAGTTGGCAATTGATTGGTTAATCAAAAGACGATTTTGGTACTCATTTaacttaataatatatttttatttaacaaaaaatattttaaaatcatatgttAGCTCAAACTCCAATTGAACAGATAATTAAGATTAAAATCCATCTATGACTTCatatttaatttgatttattctCTAACCTTTAAATTTACAGAAAAGAAATGAAAAGATAATACCTCTTTATTTCACATGCAGCCAGGAAAACCTTTCTTGGCACAGTAGCCAGGAAGATTCTTCCACATGCAGATTTGATGAACATGTACACAGTTTCCTTGTCAAACCTCCTTTTGACTAGTGTTGACTATTCCAATACAGCTTCCTTGTCAACCAAGCCACCATCCATCCTTCATCTCCTATAAAtcctcattcattcattcatgacTCCAGTACTACAAAACTATtccacaaagagagagagagaggaatccaTTTGGAATCTCTCATTGTTTTGGTCCTGGCCATGGCTTTTGTAGGGTATGATGTTGCTGAAATATATGTAGAGAGGAAACTCTTCAAGGAGAAGATGGAAAGAAGGGAGAAAGCGTTGGAGGGAGAAGACCTCAATGGCAGAAGAGACCAACAGAAAGGAggtagggaaaagaagagaggaggaaactTCAAATGGAGGATCTTTAGCCTAGTCAAGAAAATACACCCCAAGCTCAGTGAAGAAGGATGATGCTTCTTCTAGTTAATTTACAACTCTTCTGGATTCACCATTACTGTACTCATGAAGAAGAAATCTTTGCTCTCTTGTTTGTAGAGATTAAACTTGTGTTGCCCATCTGGAATTTGTAGGGAAAATATTTGATTTCTCTTGTTTGTCACCTCTTTTCATTTGTTCTTTTGTTGTCATTGAATTTTGTAAAACAAAAACTAATTTTTAGTAAACTCTTTTTTGAAACCAATGACTAATCGAATCGGAGAGATTTGAAAGCCAACCCTCTGTCATTTTGACTTACTAACTAAAGGGTTTGAGTGTTAAAAACACTAAAATACCTTAAATTTTTAAGAGTGttaaagaacttttttttttattattataaagatgaaAGACAAGAAAACTATGTTGATGTAATTATTCTCTTTCATCTCTTCTCACCATCTTCCAATTTCCCTCTCTCATCTGTCTCCCTCTCTGATCACCATCCTTTCTTTTCATATTCTATCAATCTCAAAATCTAGAAAAAGCAGGGATTCAGTCACTTGTTCTTGTGGGCTGCCCAGTTCTACAAAATTTGACACTAAAGTAGTGCAAATTCCTCAGCATGCTTAAATATTTGAAGAGATTAAACAATTCATAGCCAACATAATCCCAAGTTTATTAGTTTAATGAATTGTTGGTTACTGAATATtaagaaagaatcattatatgaaCTGTGGAAAGAATCATCCAATCATAACAAATTGTATCTTAAAGAAGCAACAAATGGTCATGTTTGGGGATTCAATTTATACAACCACAAGTCTTGCATGTTAcaaaagatttttgccaactttaCCTCCAGAATCTCTCAGGGACTAACATTAGCACAAAAACAGTCTAAGAACAGTATGCAAAGTCCTCCAAGTGATGGTGCAAATTAGAGCTACTAAATTGGATTTCACAGCCAGATGAACATTAAGCTAAAATTCGAACTCCAAGTGAGCTGACCAAAACATTGCGCTCTGATGTCAGAGGATTGTGCAACCACATCTGTTATGCTTTGGGGCTTTCGATGGTTGCTTCTCTGTGAACAAGTGTAATGTTAGTACCGATAATGAGTTAACAACAATGGGTAAAGGAAATAACTCCAGGACAAGTTGCACATAGACAAAGTACAGAAATTTTATCCATGTCAAGCACTGCCATCATCTATTTCCAACATATTCTGAACCATGGAGTGGTTAGACTAAATGTTCATTACTACAGGTATATGATCATTACTACAGATATGCTAAGTTTGAAACATCAATAGAACCGGTACCTGTGTGTCAAAAAGGATCGAAGAAAGTTACTGTATACTATGAGAATGAAGTCCAAACATTTCGAGATGTCAAAGATAGTATATGAATATAGTAATTTATCTGCTAAGAACACCAAGTGAATGATAGTTACATTTAACTTTGAGAACTTGAAGTTTGAAAGATCAATAAAACCAGTACCTGTATGTAAAAAGGATTGAAGAAATTGTGCAATATGACAATGAAGTCCAAAGATTTCCAGATATAAAAAATAGTATATAAGTAGAGCAACTTATCTGCTAAGAATACCAAGTGAGTGCTAGTTTAATTTAATTTTGAGGACTTACACTTGTTTCAGCATATCAAAGGCAGCAGCAATTGGAAATATTTGTGAATTTATTTGTCAAAGATGCTTACTCTACAACTGTTCGTATGTCCAAATTCACTAGTAATAGCTAAGCTAGAGAATAATCACTTATCCGACAGCCCATTGGCTGCTTACAAATCCACTTAGCCTTATACCACTGACACATAATATGAGATCTCTATGACCCTTGTCCTACCTTCTTTAAGTAGATCTCCAGAGAACCAGAAGAAAAAGAACGCAAAAGAAATAAGACAATATATTTAAGAACTATTGGATCAAGATTAGTCAATCATCCATCTTCTTTTCTTTGGAGATCTACTtccaaatttatttaaaatacttGCTTCCATATTTGTATTGTCTTGATTGCCATTCCCTTTTTGTACAGATTCTCAATTAAGCTTATTGATcttaatttctttaatttttgtttttttcctgTTTTTGCATGATCATGGTTATGCTGTATAGAGACATTAAATTTCCAAActaattttttttccaaaatacaaaacaaaacaaattgattaaagtgaaAAAAAGAACTTTGACCTAAATGTCTCTCCAATAAAAAAGATTCCAGTTGATCTTTCTCCTTCTAATATCTATTGTAGACCTAGAAGGTGTTTTGATCTCCATCACTTGTATTTTAGAGAGCATACTTAAAGAGCAGATAAGATACGTATTTAGTCAATGTTGTTTCATAAAGACAAAATACCATGGATTCTATCAGTAAGTTACTATTTCTATGGTATGCAAGAACCAAATTATAGTGCCTCTGGACATTGATCATTGTAAAATGACAACAAAAGGAACGGAAGAAAGTGCTTGGACTTAAAACTCATTTAAAGGGTTGCTTGATTATTGATACTAAGTTCAAGTGGGGTTTCACATTATGAATGGCTATAGAGAGTTACACCCACAAATGGTATAAAATATAATGAACTTGAATATATAAATTTTGACTATTATTTTACTGAATAGGCAGTGACTATTCACATTATTACATTATCATACCGTTCTCTGAGGCACATGACAtgcttgtatatttattattcttaaatGTGTATTTCAAAGGCAGAAACTTTAACGAGATCTTGTTGCTCCTATGTGATGCTTATCTGCTGTTGCTGTCATTTATGGATAAAAGAATTTTCGTTCTTAGGATCTAGGCACAATACCATATACGTTTGTAGGGCTATGTTCAAACAATTTGGCAGTGTTGTGAATCGACATTTAATCAAACTAAGTACAACAACAAATTAATGACATGACATAATAATTCAAAATACCAATTGTGAAGCAATTAGTGAGCATGATCAACAAAAGCCCATAAGCTGTATCACAACAATAAGAACTCAACCTGATAAGAAATACAAAGTTGATATAGAAGGCTCATGAATTCTGAATTACTTTGCTATCAAAAATGGTTTTTAAACAGAACCCCACTACCATTTTGCATCACCAAATAGATCAACTAAAAGCTCAAACTGCCTACATGTCATGTAGCATGCAATAGAATCCCGAGATACCATAAAGTAGCTCAGAAGCATGTTACAAAATTTAGAAGAGGAGCTATGAATCAAGTGATGTACCATTGTTCTTGTCAAGTACAGGAGGTCGAACTACAACATGCATGGTAATTACACCACCAGGAAGCTCACCAACTGGTACCCTAGACTCAGCAATGGTTCGGTTGTTCTCCAATATTTTACCCGCATTTATGAGCTTCACGTCATTGATTGTTTTAGGAGCAATTTCTttgtctaaaaataaaaaaaagagtccaaaattttaaaatcatgcagGAAAGGAACACTAGAAACAAGAAAGTTATGTGAAATTTAATGATCCATAGAATCATAAATTCAATGAAAACCATAACAATGATGAGAACATAGAAGATAATGACAATCGCCATATCACTGAAAAGAAGAGGCATTGATCCAACTAAAATTATCCATTGAGTCAAAAATTGGTTCTTTGTAGGCTAAATGCAAAATAACATTTCTAAATTACATTTAAGGCACAGATTTGTGAGTAAAACATGTCATAGCAATACATTCGATAGCATTAACCAACTTTTGTAATGCTTAATTTCACCTCAACCATTTGTCCAGCTTGCATGCCATTCCGAATATTGGATAGTAGTTCCTTGCATcaaatgataatttttaaaaagaaaaaaacaacagATTACCCATTTTTGGTTATCATCAATGGAAGGGCACATAAGCATGCATTAGTTGATAAAATACAGAAAGCAAGCATTAGTCCAAAATCCTGATATCTGTCTTCATCCAAACTAATGAAAAAAAAGAATTCTGGTCTTTATGGAATGCAACTACGAATATAAGATATCAATTGGAAATGGTCAAAGACAAATGTGAAGCACCATAGACGGCAGCTAAACCAATTCAAAGAACAAAGTAATATCTAtcatcttggaaaggaaagatcAAATATGTTGACAGACAGCAAACTCACACTGATCCAGGTACTGGAAGTTACATAGAACTGTGCCACTAGACCAATAacataaagaaaaggaaggtaaAACCAAGTGCTGATTACCTCCTCCTTGTGTGCACGGGACAGTTTTTAAGCAAGACATATCGGAAACATGGACAAGCAGGACATCAATGAGAAAATTAATGCTTATCCATGCTAAGATACTAGGCCATTCGGTTAAACATCTAGAAGAACTACGTACATGAGCAAAAGCTACACTGAATCCATTCATAAATCCGGATCCACATAATCCTTTTCTGCCAAATGAAATAAGAAATCCGCGAGAAACAATCCGTCCAAGAAAGAATAGAAAGAACAACTACAAGAACACTACATGCTATTGCCAGAATTATCAAGCTCTGACCTTGAGGCCACCGATCGAGTATGAATTCTTTGAGAGATGCCACGGTGGTGGAAGGATCATACTTGTTCGGCCCGATGTCTGTGCCATCAGAGAGCCTAAATTTGAGCTCAATCAAGTCTTCTTTTGCCATTCTAGATCACCTCCAAGAAAAGAGAGAATCTTGGATTTAGTATGGCATGATATCCTCGCTCGAAATCCAATCTCCTAGAAGAACAATAGAGATTTTGAGCAATTCGATATCTACAAACAAATCACTTCAGAATGTCGAGCAAGAACTGATCTTTACGACAAATCCCAAACACCCTTCTGCCGCCGCTATCGAGCCTCCAAAGCCGGCAGCAGAAagcccccccacccccccaccccctttTGGCAATAGATTTCCAAATCCAAAACCAAAGAGCAGGGGGTCTCAGCGATCGCCCAGATTGAGATCTCGTGATTCCGGTTCAGGAAGCCGAGATCAATCCCCCCCAAGGAGGGAATTCCTCGCGTAAAAATTGGATCTTGATTTCTTCGATCATGCCAAAGAGGAATCCCGCGTTGGGAGTCTCCCCTGTTGACATAGGCCGAGAAGGAGCCGAAGAGGCGACTTTTAAAGGATACTCCCATTTTTCTGTTTTCCACCTCCGGCCTtcactaaattattttttatttatttatttattttttatttttattattattattttatcgttgaataataataataataataataataataatgaggaggaggaggaggaggaggaggaaaaataCTATAAGGTCCctcaaaatcaaattgatttcttatataaatataatatgtaaattaaaatatttttatccaattaatttaattttattgtaCAAAACTCTAACTATAGTAAATATGTTATATATTTTTCCCTTACAAAATCTAGCTTTCACCATTGGATACTCCACAATAGTTCAAGAACAAGACTCTCTCAAAGTTTCCAATGGTGACTTCTAAAGGGACCCAAATTACagtagaaaaagaagaagaagaggtcacAAAAGAAAGAATCAAATTTTGAAGCCAAAGAGGAATCATATATGATCACTAATAAATGAAACTCTAGAATTTAAAAGCTTTCATGTAAGTTAAAAGGATGTGTGAAAGAAAAGATGATAAATTGGATTTGTTGAGCTATACAATTTATTATTGTTTTATATATACAGCAGGAATATGGCTAAAATAATTAAACATTATTTTATTAGTGCCTATTGAATAATAACCAAAACAATAGATTTATGAAGAACAATTTCAATAATAaaactatttaattttttttacatgaGAAGAATTATGAAAAGATGTGATAAGTGTTGAAATGTGTGCAAAACTAAGTATATAATGTAAACTCAAGTACTACACCTATATTTTTGAGTTAAATATTAGGTAAAAAGGTATATATGATGGATCATAAAGATGTTAATTGGAGAACCATAAAttctaaatatttaaattttttaaaaaattttaaaagtatccctcccatcaaaatcttTATCAGGTTGTATTGGAGTGAGATTATAATTTTGTTCATGAGACAAATGCAATAGAAGATTCTAAAACTTATGTCTTGATGTAATAGAAGATTCAAAACTAAGTAGAAGCCCAGTTCAATGGGTGGACTATTGCAAGGATTCTCAAGGCATCAAAGGTGTTTTGGGGACCTCCACAAAGGAGCTCCATTATTGACACAAAGACATGGCTTCAGATGAACCAGAATCTTGGCTGACCTAACAATGGTGACAGGTACTAAATCACCATTTCTGTGACATGTCCCCATCCTGATTCCCAGTGAAACCTCCTGTCTAGGGTTCCACCATTTGTGTTCAATAAAACTGTTCCTTTTAAGTTGCTGTTGCAATTATTAGGTTGGAAAATTAACCTGCAATCTTCTAATATCCTCATCTATTTTCTTTTATACAGTGTTCATATGTGAATTAACAACTCTTCTACTGTACATATAAGAGTGCATATATTAATTCTCCTCATGGTGGAGTAGAGTAAAATTAACAACTCTTCCATGgtagaatgaaaaaaaaatttcacttaCAAGAGATTAAGGGTTCAAATCTCATCTAATAAATCAgtcaaatctcattcaatacagaGATAGAAAAATCTTAgaattaaattttatctttatttcttatcctttgtaaagaaaaaaaaactgagaTAGAATAAAAGAATTTTGAGCCTCTGAACATTTCCTTGCAAAAGTTTGAAGTCCAAATCTAACCTGCAGGATGTCAGGCTAAACATAGAATGAGTCAAAATGAAGCATTAGGTTTTCTTTCTCTGTAATAAGACAACCATAATAAATGAGATTTGTATATGATGGGCTCCACTTGTATAAAAATTCATCCAAACCTTACCTGCCAAAGTTGAAGTCAGAATCTAAATGGAaggatcacaaaaaaaaaaactctaaattATTGCATTAGATTTGCATTGCACTTGGACAACTATCATAGTTAAGAAAGCTGGAGCAAGAATCCTAATCTTATTATTAATGCTCATAAGCATAAAGGCAGAAGAATTAGTTCTTGTGGACTTTCTTAAGCACACTCTGTGATGTAACCTTGAAAACCACCACCCACCAATCCAGCATTTTCTCATTCCTTTTGCTGAGGAAAGATTTTGATTGATATATGTGGCACA
Protein-coding regions in this window:
- the LOC103985174 gene encoding pentatricopeptide repeat-containing protein At2g22070, which encodes MSLTRLRSIHSRPSPPADFYAFLLQTCLRTENVAAGRSIHAHVVKAGLHLGVYLVNNIINLYAKFGYFTDAHNVFDGMHLKNAFSWNTLLAMYAKGGMIGRANKVFVEMPQRDSVSWTTMIVGLNLMGEFERAVVVFLEMVRSGVPPSQFTFTNVLSSCAALEALDVGRKVHSFVAKLGLSGVVVVANSLINMYGKSGDVETAKAVFDMMRLRSVSSWNSMISMYSQSGRMDLAQDQFDEMTDRNIVTWNAIIAGYNQNNLNQEALEFFSRVLKEQSVVPDNFTLTSALSACAFLGLLRVGKQVHSRIVRTEMPCHGQVGNALISMYSKSGGVAIARRVLEQTMASDLSVVSFTALLEGYVKLGDLQPAREIFDLMNYRDVVAWTAMIVGYVQNGFNSEAMDLFRLMVDNGPKPNHYTLAAILSVCSSLASLDHGKQIHCRAIRSTGLSVSVSNALITMYARSGSIAGAKTVFEQICQSKETVSWTSMIIALAQHGLGEEAIVLFENMISTGVRPDHITYVGVISACTHAGLVEKGRHYFQQMQTKYMIQPAQSHYSCMIDLFARAGLTQDAQEFIKTMPVEPDAIAWGSLLAACKVQKDADLAKVAAERLLAIDPVNSGAYSALANVYSACGRWDDAAKIWKLMKDKRVKKEQGFSWTHIKNKVHVFGVDDGLHPQRDAIYQMAAKLWKEIKKAGFVPDTQSVLHDIDEELKEQLLSHHSEKLAIAFGLISTPENTTLRIMKNLRVCKDCHSAIKFISKIVGREIIVRDATRFHHFRYGFCSCKDFW
- the LOC135674177 gene encoding membrane-anchored ubiquitin-fold protein 3-like, producing MAKEDLIELKFRLSDGTDIGPNKYDPSTTVASLKEFILDRWPQDKEIAPKTINDVKLINAGKILENNRTIAESRVPVGELPGGVITMHVVVRPPVLDKNNEKQPSKAPKHNRCGCTIL